A genomic region of Glycine max cultivar Williams 82 chromosome 15, Glycine_max_v4.0, whole genome shotgun sequence contains the following coding sequences:
- the LOC100802829 gene encoding zinc finger CCCH domain-containing protein 48 isoform X2, with the protein MDTKFARRTERIGRTTCSYWRAGRCNRNPCRFLHIETPSPPAACGYGNTAYSYGKKPHSFSENTLKYGSKKALLRDNGDRGDATRVAKAFKKSSPRICKYWINNNCVHGEQCLYLHSWFRGDGFSTVTKLQEHKKVITGIALPVGSDKLYSGSTDGTVRIWDCHTGQCAKVINLGAEVTSLISEGSWIFVGLQNAVKAWNIQTMSEFTLDGPKGRVRAMTVGNNTLFAAAEDGVIFAWRGSSKSDSPFELVASLTGHTKAVVCLAVGCKMLYSGSMDQSIKVWDMDTLQCTMTLNDHTDVVTSLICWDQYLLSSSSDRTIKVWACIEAGSLEVIYTHTEENGVVSLFGMPDAEGKPILFSSCRDNSVHMYELPS; encoded by the exons ATGGATACAAAGTTTGCACGAAGGACTGAGCGCATTGGTAGAACAACATGTTCTTATTGGAGAGCTGGAAGATGTAACAGAAATCCTTGCAGATTTTTGCACATAGAGACACCATCTCCACCTGCTGCTTGTGGTTATGGCAATACTGCATATAGCTACGGAAAAAAGCCCCATTCCTTCTCTGAGAATACCCTGAAATATGGTTCAAAGAAAGCATTGCTTAGAGATAATGGAGATAGAGGAGATGCGACAAGGGTTGCTAAGGCTTTCAAGAAATCATCACCAAGGATATGTAAATACTGGATCAACAACAATTGTGTACATGGTGAACAATGCCTGTATCTGCATTCATGGTTTCGTGGTGATGGGTTTTCCACCGTAACGAAACTTCAAGAACATAAGAAG GTTATCACTGGCATCGCACTTCCTGTTGGATCCGACAAACTTTATTCTGGCAGCACTGATGGGACAGTTAGGATATGGGACTGCCATACTGGTCAATGTGCTAAAGTCATCAATCTTGGTGCTGAGGTTACCTCTTTGATCAGTGAGGGGTCATGGATTTTTGTTGGTCTGCAAAATGCTGTCAAG GCTTGGAATATCCAGACCATGTCAGAGTTTACTCTTGATGGACCCAAAGGCCGAGTCCGTGCCATGACTGTTGGCAACAATACACTCTTTGCTGCTGCAGAG gaTGGTGTCATTTTTGCTTGGAGAGGAAGCTCTAAATCTGATTCTCCTTTTGAACTGGTTGCGTCACTCACTGGCCACACTAAAGCAGTGGTTTGTCTGGCGGTTGGATGCAAGATGCTGTACTCCGGGTCCATGGACCAAAGCATAAAG GTCTGGGACATGGATACATTACAGTGTACAATGACACTAAATGATCATACTGACGTAGTCACATCCCTTATCTGTTGGGATCAATATCTGTTGTCAAGTTCATCTGACCGCACAATTAAAGTCTGGGCTTGCATTGAAGCAGGATCTTTGGAAGTGATATATACACACACCGAAGAAAAT gGTGTTGTTTCACTTTTTGGGATGCCTGATGCAGAGGGAAAGCCAATATTATTTTCCTCGTGCAGAGACAATTCAGTTCACATGTATGAATTGCCATCGTAA
- the LOC100802829 gene encoding zinc finger CCCH domain-containing protein 48 isoform X1 gives MDTKFARRTERIGRTTCSYWRAGRCNRNPCRFLHIETPSPPAACGYGNTAYSYGKKPHSFSENTLKYGSKKALLRDNGDRGDATRVAKAFKKSSPRICKYWINNNCVHGEQCLYLHSWFRGDGFSTVTKLQEHKKVITGIALPVGSDKLYSGSTDGTVRIWDCHTGQCAKVINLGAEVTSLISEGSWIFVGLQNAVKAWNIQTMSEFTLDGPKGRVRAMTVGNNTLFAAAEDGVIFAWRGSSKSDSPFELVASLTGHTKAVVCLAVGCKMLYSGSMDQSIKVWDMDTLQCTMTLNDHTDVVTSLICWDQYLLSSSSDRTIKVWACIEAGSLEVIYTHTEENGVVSLFGMPDAEGKPILFSSCRDNSVHMYELPSFSERGRLFAKKDVALIELGPGGLFFTGDESGLLMVWKWLEVPKVASS, from the exons ATGGATACAAAGTTTGCACGAAGGACTGAGCGCATTGGTAGAACAACATGTTCTTATTGGAGAGCTGGAAGATGTAACAGAAATCCTTGCAGATTTTTGCACATAGAGACACCATCTCCACCTGCTGCTTGTGGTTATGGCAATACTGCATATAGCTACGGAAAAAAGCCCCATTCCTTCTCTGAGAATACCCTGAAATATGGTTCAAAGAAAGCATTGCTTAGAGATAATGGAGATAGAGGAGATGCGACAAGGGTTGCTAAGGCTTTCAAGAAATCATCACCAAGGATATGTAAATACTGGATCAACAACAATTGTGTACATGGTGAACAATGCCTGTATCTGCATTCATGGTTTCGTGGTGATGGGTTTTCCACCGTAACGAAACTTCAAGAACATAAGAAG GTTATCACTGGCATCGCACTTCCTGTTGGATCCGACAAACTTTATTCTGGCAGCACTGATGGGACAGTTAGGATATGGGACTGCCATACTGGTCAATGTGCTAAAGTCATCAATCTTGGTGCTGAGGTTACCTCTTTGATCAGTGAGGGGTCATGGATTTTTGTTGGTCTGCAAAATGCTGTCAAG GCTTGGAATATCCAGACCATGTCAGAGTTTACTCTTGATGGACCCAAAGGCCGAGTCCGTGCCATGACTGTTGGCAACAATACACTCTTTGCTGCTGCAGAG gaTGGTGTCATTTTTGCTTGGAGAGGAAGCTCTAAATCTGATTCTCCTTTTGAACTGGTTGCGTCACTCACTGGCCACACTAAAGCAGTGGTTTGTCTGGCGGTTGGATGCAAGATGCTGTACTCCGGGTCCATGGACCAAAGCATAAAG GTCTGGGACATGGATACATTACAGTGTACAATGACACTAAATGATCATACTGACGTAGTCACATCCCTTATCTGTTGGGATCAATATCTGTTGTCAAGTTCATCTGACCGCACAATTAAAGTCTGGGCTTGCATTGAAGCAGGATCTTTGGAAGTGATATATACACACACCGAAGAAAAT gGTGTTGTTTCACTTTTTGGGATGCCTGATGCAGAGGGAAAGCCAATATTATTTTCCTCGTGCAGAGACAATTCAGTTCACATGTATGAATTGCCATC ATTTTCAGAGAGGGGACGTTTATTTGCCAAGAAAGATGTGGCATTAATTGAGTTAGGTCCTGGTGGCCTCTTCTTCACTGGAGATGAGAGTGGTTTGCTGATGGTGTGGAAATGGTTGGAGGTACCCAAGGTGGCATCCTCTTGA